One window of Microcoleus sp. FACHB-672 genomic DNA carries:
- a CDS encoding CHAT domain-containing tetratricopeptide repeat protein, which translates to MAQRRKQNLIDREFKKSLRLFLKSPLKLGNQRPSRAIQITLLLGILFLPSPVVATAGKVPVKTAQLSQNTPSDSRSAAADRAFEEGLKLFQEKTPQSLSQAIQKWKEALQLYQAIGDRAKQADTLSGIGSVYGILGDKQNSLEAYNQALSLYQAVNDKVAVADTLNSIGLTNADLGKFKPALESYNQALTLYGEAKDAGGEAYTLNNLGVVYDALSEYQQALDAYNRALPLWREAGEKGVQATTLNNIGVIYDALGQSQPALDAYTQALAIYREVNDKSGIPLTLNNIGLVYANSGKYDLALDYYKQALPLWQEVGNRRRQATTLNNIGFVYANTEQLPKALESYNQALPLWREAADRRGEASTLNNIGFVYASSSDHTQALNYYNQALPLRRALSDRPKEALTLYRLAQSQRQLGNLNQAKTEIEAAIEIIEDLRTKVDSQDLRTSFFASKQDYYEFYIDLLMQLHKTNPNQGYDAAALQVSERARARSLLEILTQAGAEIRQGVDPQLLERESSLQQQLATLEERRVQMLAGQHKKEQTGAINTQISTLLAEYRQVQSEIRAKSPRYAALTQPQPLTLSEIQTQVLDENTVLLEYSLGTDRSYLWAVTPTSISSYELPGREEIEDAARNFRDAVTVPSMRIRRQKTVESAAALSQIILAPVADQLADKRLLIVSDGALQYIPFAALPVNKNVAKAGTSQASELVPLVVKHELVNLPSASTIGILRREIAGRNAASKTLAVLADPVFAKNDERVKNVSLTEPVKGEKAAQEFEFNLKRLPFTKEEAEEILKLVPASQKTRAFGFAASRDIATSPELSEYRMVHFATHGILNSMKPELSGLVLSMVDKQGKPQDGFLRLSEIFNLNLPAELVVLSACETGLGQQIRGEGLVGLTRGFMYAGAARVVVSLWSVDDAATSDLMVNFYQGMLKKGLAPAAALRAAQIEMWQKQEWEAPFYWAGFTVQGEWR; encoded by the coding sequence ATGGCTCAAAGACGCAAACAAAACTTAATTGATAGAGAATTTAAAAAGTCTTTGCGCTTATTCTTAAAATCCCCACTGAAGTTGGGGAACCAGCGCCCCAGCCGTGCTATTCAGATCACTTTGTTGCTGGGGATTCTGTTTTTGCCTTCGCCCGTCGTGGCAACTGCCGGCAAAGTGCCGGTGAAAACTGCTCAACTCTCACAAAATACCCCTTCTGATAGCCGTAGCGCCGCAGCGGATCGCGCCTTTGAGGAAGGATTGAAGCTGTTTCAAGAAAAAACGCCGCAATCGCTGTCACAAGCAATTCAAAAGTGGAAAGAGGCATTACAACTTTATCAAGCAATCGGAGATCGAGCCAAACAAGCCGACACGCTTTCCGGGATTGGTTCTGTTTACGGCATTTTAGGAGATAAACAGAATAGTTTAGAGGCTTACAATCAAGCGCTTTCCCTTTATCAAGCAGTAAACGATAAAGTTGCCGTTGCTGACACCCTTAATAGCATCGGTTTAACCAACGCCGATTTAGGAAAATTCAAACCGGCACTGGAATCTTACAATCAAGCACTCACCCTTTATGGTGAAGCAAAGGATGCCGGTGGAGAAGCTTATACTCTCAATAACCTGGGAGTAGTCTACGATGCCTTGAGCGAGTATCAGCAAGCCCTCGACGCTTATAACCGAGCTTTGCCCCTGTGGCGGGAAGCCGGTGAAAAAGGCGTGCAAGCCACCACGCTCAATAATATTGGCGTAATTTATGATGCCTTGGGCCAATCTCAGCCGGCCCTCGACGCTTACACCCAAGCGTTGGCGATTTATCGGGAGGTGAACGACAAATCTGGGATTCCCCTCACCCTCAACAACATCGGTTTAGTTTATGCCAACTCTGGTAAGTATGATCTCGCCCTGGACTACTACAAGCAAGCGCTGCCCCTATGGCAAGAAGTGGGCAACCGACGCAGACAAGCTACCACGCTAAATAATATCGGCTTTGTCTACGCCAACACCGAGCAGTTACCGAAAGCGCTTGAATCTTACAACCAAGCCTTGCCCCTATGGCGGGAAGCCGCTGATCGTCGGGGGGAAGCGAGCACGCTGAATAATATCGGCTTTGTCTATGCCAGTTCCAGCGATCACACGCAAGCACTAAATTACTATAACCAAGCCTTGCCCCTGCGTCGGGCGCTAAGCGATCGCCCGAAGGAAGCTTTAACCCTTTACCGACTTGCCCAGTCTCAACGTCAGTTGGGTAATCTGAATCAAGCAAAAACTGAGATTGAAGCGGCGATTGAAATTATTGAAGACTTGCGAACCAAGGTAGACAGCCAGGATTTACGGACTTCTTTCTTTGCTTCCAAGCAGGATTATTACGAGTTCTACATCGATCTGTTAATGCAGTTGCATAAAACCAACCCAAATCAAGGATATGATGCGGCGGCGCTGCAAGTCAGTGAGCGGGCGCGGGCGCGTTCGCTTTTGGAGATCCTGACGCAAGCCGGTGCAGAAATTCGTCAAGGGGTTGATCCGCAGCTATTAGAGCGCGAAAGCAGCTTGCAGCAACAACTTGCGACACTGGAAGAACGCCGAGTGCAAATGCTTGCCGGTCAACATAAAAAAGAACAGACTGGAGCGATTAACACCCAAATTTCTACCCTTTTGGCGGAATACCGGCAAGTTCAGTCAGAAATCAGAGCCAAAAGTCCCCGCTACGCCGCCCTCACCCAGCCACAACCCCTGACGTTATCAGAAATTCAAACACAGGTGCTTGATGAGAATACGGTGCTGCTGGAATACTCGCTAGGCACGGATCGCAGTTATTTATGGGCGGTGACACCGACTTCGATCAGTAGCTATGAACTGCCTGGGCGGGAGGAAATTGAGGATGCTGCCCGGAATTTCCGAGATGCGGTGACGGTTCCGAGTATGAGAATTCGCCGGCAAAAGACGGTAGAATCGGCGGCTGCACTGAGTCAGATTATTTTAGCGCCGGTTGCCGATCAGTTGGCTGACAAACGCTTGCTGATTGTCAGTGATGGGGCTTTGCAATACATTCCTTTTGCTGCGCTGCCGGTGAATAAGAATGTTGCAAAAGCCGGCACTTCTCAAGCATCAGAATTGGTGCCATTAGTCGTGAAGCACGAACTCGTGAACTTGCCTTCTGCCTCAACGATTGGCATTTTACGGCGAGAAATAGCGGGGCGTAACGCAGCTTCTAAAACTTTGGCAGTGCTAGCTGATCCGGTATTTGCCAAAAATGATGAGCGCGTTAAAAATGTGTCCTTAACTGAGCCGGTTAAAGGTGAAAAGGCGGCTCAAGAATTCGAGTTTAACTTGAAGCGATTACCCTTTACGAAAGAAGAAGCTGAGGAGATTTTAAAGCTAGTGCCGGCTTCCCAAAAAACCAGAGCGTTTGGGTTTGCGGCGAGTCGAGATATCGCCACCAGTCCGGAACTCAGTGAATATCGCATGGTTCATTTTGCGACGCACGGCATCCTCAACAGCATGAAGCCAGAGTTATCAGGATTAGTGCTATCAATGGTAGACAAACAAGGCAAGCCGCAAGATGGTTTTCTGCGCCTGTCAGAAATTTTTAACCTGAATCTGCCGGCTGAGTTGGTCGTTTTGAGTGCCTGTGAAACCGGACTTGGTCAACAAATTCGAGGGGAAGGATTGGTAGGCTTAACAAGGGGATTTATGTATGCCGGTGCAGCTCGTGTGGTGGTGAGTTTGTGGAGTGTGGATGATGCAGCGACATCGGATCTGATGGTCAATTTCTATCAAGGAATGCTGAAAAAAGGCTTAGCGCCGGCTGCTGCTTTACGGGCGGCACAGATAGAAATGTGGCAGAAACAGGAATGGGAAGCGCCCTTTTATTGGGCCGGCTTCACGGTGCAAGGGGAATGGAGGTAG
- a CDS encoding CHASE2 domain-containing protein, which yields MWTPFKRLLWQWRGVWITAPSIAALIIVLRVAGFLQPWEWGVFDQFLRLRSPETSDNRVVIVGIDEADVKNIGEANFSDGIYAKLINKLKARQPRAIGLDIYRNIPVEPGHKELVKVFKSTPTLVGIQKVIGDSKSETVAPPEALLENKQAQVGANDLLIDADGKVRRSFFFVPDEKGETVYSLGLLLAGYYLEKQGISPEPVEGTDNWKLGKAVVVPFEANDGGYVRADAGGYQILLNYRGSSRHFNTVSMSDVLEDKLPPDWGRDRVILIGKFGQSFNDSFLTPYSSGLLSLPVPMNGVEIHANLTSQILSAALDNRPLIKSWSEPLEGVWILFWAAAGATLTWHLRYIGGVKSFSVRRTASPIIGAGILMGISYTALLSGWWIPVVPPLLALGGSVIAITAYIARTAGDIRKTFGRYLTDEVVANLLENPEGLKMGGERRKITIFTSDLRGFTALSERLQPEEVVKILNFYLGCMADEITHYQGTIDEFMGDGILVLFGAPTGREDDATRAVACAVAMQLAMTRVNEKMQEWGLPALEMGIGINTGEVVVGNIGSEKRTKYGIVGSQVNLTYRIESYTIGGQILISEPTLKEAGASVKIEGQRQVTPKGVKEPITIYEVAGIGEPYNLFLKKDEEEFFPLMEELPIQYTLLEGKDVSDKLFQGSLVKLSAKGAEVLSQELVPAPLSNIKLNLLKEAGEDIYAKVIEKPADAGRFYIQFTAKPPTVAAKLDALYKSLEALGKGK from the coding sequence ATGTGGACACCTTTTAAACGTCTTCTGTGGCAATGGCGCGGCGTATGGATTACTGCCCCCAGTATTGCGGCGTTAATCATCGTCCTCCGCGTTGCCGGCTTCTTGCAGCCGTGGGAATGGGGGGTTTTTGACCAATTTCTGCGCCTACGTTCCCCAGAAACGTCTGACAACCGCGTTGTAATTGTTGGTATTGATGAAGCTGATGTGAAAAACATTGGAGAAGCCAACTTTTCTGATGGAATTTATGCCAAGCTGATTAACAAACTAAAAGCGAGACAGCCGAGAGCAATTGGATTAGATATTTACCGCAATATACCTGTTGAACCGGGGCATAAAGAATTAGTTAAAGTTTTTAAATCTACGCCAACTTTAGTTGGTATCCAGAAAGTTATTGGAGATAGCAAAAGTGAGACAGTTGCCCCGCCAGAGGCGCTGCTAGAAAATAAACAGGCACAGGTGGGTGCAAATGATTTGCTGATTGATGCCGATGGGAAAGTGCGACGCAGCTTTTTTTTCGTGCCTGATGAAAAGGGGGAAACCGTCTACAGTTTAGGGCTACTTCTGGCAGGGTACTATTTAGAGAAGCAAGGCATTAGCCCAGAGCCGGTTGAAGGGACAGATAATTGGAAGTTAGGAAAAGCCGTTGTTGTTCCTTTTGAAGCAAATGATGGCGGCTATGTGCGAGCAGATGCCGGCGGGTATCAAATTTTATTAAATTATCGTGGATCGAGCCGGCACTTCAATACGGTTTCGATGAGCGATGTTTTGGAAGACAAGCTGCCACCAGATTGGGGGCGAGATCGGGTTATCTTAATTGGAAAATTCGGGCAGAGTTTTAATGATTCATTTTTAACGCCCTATAGTAGTGGTTTGCTCAGCCTGCCGGTGCCGATGAATGGGGTAGAAATTCACGCAAATTTAACCAGCCAAATACTCAGTGCTGCCCTTGATAATCGTCCATTAATTAAAAGTTGGTCGGAACCTTTAGAGGGGGTGTGGATTTTATTTTGGGCGGCTGCCGGTGCAACGCTGACTTGGCATTTGCGATATATCGGTGGGGTGAAATCTTTTTCTGTACGACGCACCGCAAGCCCCATTATTGGAGCCGGCATTTTAATGGGAATCAGTTATACGGCTTTGTTGTCGGGCTGGTGGATACCTGTGGTGCCACCTTTACTGGCGCTAGGCGGTTCAGTTATTGCAATCACCGCTTACATTGCCCGCACTGCCGGCGATATTCGTAAAACCTTTGGGCGTTACTTAACAGATGAGGTGGTTGCTAATTTATTAGAAAACCCCGAAGGTTTGAAAATGGGCGGAGAAAGGCGAAAAATTACAATCTTCACTTCAGATTTAAGAGGATTTACTGCCCTTTCCGAACGCTTACAGCCTGAAGAAGTGGTGAAAATTCTTAACTTTTATCTGGGCTGTATGGCAGATGAAATTACCCATTACCAAGGAACGATTGATGAGTTTATGGGTGATGGGATTTTAGTATTATTTGGTGCCCCCACCGGCAGAGAAGATGATGCGACAAGGGCAGTTGCCTGTGCGGTGGCGATGCAGTTGGCAATGACGCGGGTTAATGAAAAGATGCAAGAGTGGGGGTTGCCGGCATTGGAAATGGGGATTGGTATTAATACGGGTGAAGTGGTGGTAGGAAATATCGGTTCTGAGAAACGCACGAAATATGGCATTGTTGGCAGTCAAGTTAACCTGACTTACCGTATCGAATCTTATACCATCGGCGGTCAAATTTTGATTTCAGAACCAACCTTAAAAGAAGCCGGTGCAAGTGTTAAAATCGAAGGACAGCGCCAGGTAACGCCGAAAGGGGTGAAAGAGCCGATTACAATTTATGAAGTAGCCGGCATTGGCGAACCCTACAATCTTTTTCTGAAGAAAGATGAAGAGGAATTTTTTCCCCTTATGGAAGAACTCCCGATTCAGTACACGCTTCTGGAAGGAAAGGATGTTAGCGATAAACTGTTTCAGGGAAGTTTGGTAAAGCTTTCTGCAAAAGGCGCTGAGGTACTCTCACAGGAGTTAGTGCCGGCACCTTTAAGTAATATCAAGCTTAATTTATTAAAAGAAGCCGGTGAAGATATTTATGCAAAAGTTATAGAAAAGCCGGCAGATGCGGGAAGATTTTATATCCAGTTTACAGCCAAACCGCCGACTGTGGCCGCAAAACTTGATGCTCTCTACAAATCACTGGAAGCGTTGGGAAAGGGCAAGTAA
- a CDS encoding nuclear transport factor 2 family protein yields the protein MIVHLNDKIEMTDERNEVLAANEAFYRAFEKKDMEAMSAIWSQGIGTLCIHPGRNALRGWKEIRTSWEFIFKNTNYIEIETEIITADVRNDIGYIVLVEKVLQVSAGRRIQAESMATNIFEFLGGKWYLIHHHGSPMMR from the coding sequence ATGATTGTTCATTTAAACGATAAAATCGAAATGACAGACGAACGAAATGAAGTATTAGCCGCTAACGAAGCATTTTATCGAGCCTTTGAAAAAAAAGACATGGAAGCAATGAGTGCGATTTGGTCGCAAGGAATCGGCACTCTTTGCATTCACCCTGGACGCAATGCGCTGCGGGGGTGGAAAGAAATTCGCACTTCTTGGGAATTTATCTTTAAAAATACCAACTACATCGAAATCGAAACCGAGATTATTACAGCAGATGTTCGCAATGACATTGGTTACATTGTTTTAGTCGAAAAAGTCTTGCAAGTGAGTGCCGGCAGACGAATTCAAGCAGAATCAATGGCAACCAATATTTTTGAATTCTTGGGTGGAAAATGGTATTTAATTCACCATCACGGCAGTCCCATGATGCGCTAA
- a CDS encoding DUF928 domain-containing protein — MMNLLKFSGVLGMVAGMVSPALVTFAAVPAQVGAKSSQEMLISLKFPKTSDRGAPRRTAGGGSRGDDSSCTDSKMPLTALMPTRNNVGTTAAGNPSFFFFVPKTTAKQAEFVLVNEKGEDVYVNTFAIADAAGVVKVSLPETTALEVGKYHTWQFALICNEQDRKNDEFVQGFIRRSELSADMKRKLEKATPLEQAKIYANARVWNETVTILAQLRDSQPAQWEQLLKSVGLQKFASEPFAPCCTAKN, encoded by the coding sequence ATGATGAATTTACTAAAGTTTTCTGGTGTGTTGGGAATGGTTGCCGGCATGGTTTCACCGGCACTTGTCACATTTGCGGCTGTGCCGGCACAAGTTGGGGCAAAATCTTCTCAAGAAATGCTGATCAGTCTCAAATTTCCCAAGACATCAGATCGGGGTGCCCCAAGACGCACAGCCGGCGGAGGATCGCGGGGAGATGATTCTTCTTGTACAGATAGCAAAATGCCTTTAACGGCGTTGATGCCGACTCGTAATAATGTGGGAACAACGGCTGCCGGTAATCCTTCTTTCTTTTTCTTTGTTCCTAAAACAACGGCGAAACAAGCAGAATTTGTTTTAGTAAATGAGAAAGGGGAAGATGTTTATGTTAATACTTTTGCGATTGCAGATGCTGCCGGTGTCGTAAAAGTCAGCCTTCCCGAAACCACAGCTTTAGAAGTAGGAAAATACCATACATGGCAGTTTGCTTTAATCTGCAACGAGCAAGATCGTAAAAACGATGAATTTGTCCAAGGATTTATCCGGCGCAGCGAATTGAGTGCGGATATGAAACGCAAGCTAGAGAAGGCAACACCCCTAGAACAAGCAAAAATCTATGCAAACGCGAGAGTTTGGAATGAAACTGTCACAATTCTTGCTCAGTTGCGTGATAGTCAGCCGGCACAATGGGAACAATTATTAAAGTCAGTTGGGCTGCAAAAGTTCGCTTCTGAACCGTTTGCCCCATGCTGCACAGCGAAAAATTAA
- a CDS encoding MBL fold metallo-hydrolase, with the protein MKLIFLGSGSAFTVGADNFQSNMLLISEERHKLLIDCGSDIRFSLHAAGFSHLDITDIYISHLHTDHVGGLEYIGFATKFDPRCEQPNLYLSSALSNELWERTLSGGMRHIEGEIVDINSFFKVNKVEPNNSFYWQEIEFKPIKVVHINNGYYIMPSFGLFFEIDKIKVFITTDTQLCLEQLEEFYEQAEIIFQDCETSAFPTKVHAHYNQLLKLPEAIKRKMWLYGYQPGALPDAKKDGFCGFVKRGEIFEFSDLLITSASLKPTKL; encoded by the coding sequence ATGAAGTTAATTTTCTTAGGCTCAGGGTCTGCTTTCACGGTTGGAGCCGATAATTTTCAATCAAATATGCTTTTAATTAGCGAAGAAAGGCATAAACTTTTAATTGATTGCGGTTCCGATATTCGGTTTTCTCTGCACGCTGCCGGTTTCTCACATCTGGATATTACTGATATCTATATCAGCCATTTACATACAGATCATGTCGGCGGGTTGGAATATATTGGCTTTGCTACAAAGTTTGACCCCAGATGTGAGCAACCCAATCTTTATCTGAGCAGTGCCTTATCGAATGAACTTTGGGAGAGAACACTGTCGGGTGGCATGAGGCACATTGAAGGTGAAATTGTTGATATCAACAGTTTTTTTAAAGTTAACAAAGTTGAACCGAATAATAGCTTTTATTGGCAAGAAATAGAATTTAAGCCGATTAAAGTCGTTCACATTAATAATGGCTATTATATCATGCCAAGCTTCGGCTTATTTTTTGAAATTGATAAAATTAAAGTCTTTATAACCACAGATACGCAACTTTGTCTAGAGCAGCTTGAAGAATTTTATGAGCAAGCGGAGATTATTTTTCAAGATTGTGAAACCTCAGCGTTTCCCACTAAAGTTCACGCCCACTATAATCAATTATTGAAGTTACCAGAAGCCATTAAACGTAAAATGTGGTTATACGGTTATCAACCGGGTGCGCTTCCGGATGCAAAAAAAGATGGATTTTGCGGGTTTGTGAAGCGAGGAGAGATCTTTGAGTTTTCAGACTTACTAATCACGTCAGCGAGTTTAAAGCCGACAAAATTGTAA
- a CDS encoding DUF928 domain-containing protein, whose product MILRKSLCLLGIFTGILSPAWVTVASGVVQQPVQEQISLQFPQTSDRGAPARTTGGGSRGSSCVAEGQTPLVALMPTRNNVGTTVAAHPTLFWYIPQTRAQLAEFVLINSQGDEVYLATVTLAGTPGILKLTLPETVALEIGQNYLWQFAIVCDSQDRESDVFVRGLLQRRELSGNLENQLKLATGLEQAQIYANAEMWHDSLAIVAELRSSEPAEWEELLNSIGLLDIATSPFLEVPVVEKLPNP is encoded by the coding sequence GTGATTTTACGCAAGTCTCTTTGTCTATTAGGAATTTTTACTGGCATTCTTTCTCCCGCCTGGGTAACGGTTGCTTCTGGGGTGGTGCAGCAGCCGGTGCAGGAACAAATTAGCTTGCAATTCCCACAAACATCGGATCGGGGTGCGCCGGCAAGAACGACTGGGGGAGGATCGCGGGGTTCTTCTTGTGTCGCCGAAGGACAAACCCCGCTTGTCGCACTGATGCCTACACGGAATAATGTTGGCACAACCGTTGCCGCCCATCCTACTTTATTTTGGTATATTCCTCAAACCCGCGCCCAATTGGCAGAATTTGTTTTAATTAACAGCCAAGGGGATGAAGTTTATCTGGCAACTGTTACACTTGCCGGCACGCCTGGTATTCTTAAACTTACTTTACCGGAAACGGTTGCTTTAGAAATTGGTCAAAATTATTTATGGCAGTTTGCGATAGTGTGTGATTCGCAAGATCGGGAGTCGGATGTGTTTGTTCGGGGATTATTGCAACGTAGAGAATTGAGTGGAAATTTAGAAAATCAGTTAAAGTTGGCTACAGGTTTAGAGCAAGCTCAAATTTACGCAAATGCAGAAATGTGGCATGATTCTCTGGCAATAGTTGCTGAGTTACGCAGTTCTGAGCCGGCAGAGTGGGAAGAACTTTTAAATTCTATTGGATTGTTAGATATCGCAACTTCGCCTTTTTTGGAGGTGCCGGTGGTGGAAAAGTTGCCTAATCCTTAG
- a CDS encoding aldo/keto reductase — protein MNLPESSRLQFTPDLNICRVLNGMWQVSGGHGKIDRQAAIENMFKYLDAGFTTWDLADHYGPAEDFIGEFRRQLISTRGKDALSNLQAFTKWVPRPGKMTRKLVEENIDISLRRMNVESLDLMQFHWWEYKDENYLAALKYMTELQQEGKIKHLALTNFDTEHLKIILDHNIKIVSNQVQFSLVDLRPLVNMVQLCRQHDIKLFTYGTLCGGLLSEKYLGKPEPRGGELATASLRKYKNMIDSWGGWNLFQELLNALKQIADKHQVSIANIAVRTILDLPAVGGVIVGARLGVSEHLEDNARVFNFSLDAEDEGQIDAVIRNSRDLYKLIGDCGDEYRR, from the coding sequence ATGAATTTACCCGAATCCAGCCGGCTGCAATTTACTCCAGATTTAAATATCTGCCGTGTGTTAAATGGAATGTGGCAAGTATCTGGAGGTCACGGAAAAATTGACCGGCAGGCTGCTATTGAGAATATGTTTAAATATCTGGATGCCGGTTTCACAACTTGGGATTTAGCAGACCATTATGGCCCCGCAGAGGATTTTATTGGTGAGTTTCGCCGGCAATTAATTTCAACTCGGGGGAAAGATGCCCTTTCTAATTTACAAGCTTTTACAAAATGGGTGCCCAGACCGGGGAAAATGACCCGAAAGCTGGTTGAAGAAAATATTGATATTTCCCTGCGGAGAATGAACGTTGAATCCCTCGATTTAATGCAATTTCACTGGTGGGAATACAAAGACGAAAATTATCTGGCCGCCCTCAAATATATGACAGAACTTCAACAAGAGGGCAAAATTAAGCATCTGGCACTGACAAATTTTGATACAGAGCATTTAAAAATAATTCTTGACCATAACATCAAAATAGTATCCAACCAAGTGCAATTTTCTTTAGTAGATCTCCGGCCTTTAGTGAATATGGTTCAATTGTGCCGGCAACACGACATCAAGTTATTTACCTACGGCACACTTTGCGGCGGATTGCTATCAGAAAAATATCTCGGGAAGCCTGAACCCCGGGGCGGAGAACTCGCCACCGCTAGCTTGCGAAAATACAAAAACATGATAGATAGTTGGGGCGGCTGGAATTTATTTCAAGAATTACTGAACGCCCTCAAGCAAATCGCAGATAAACATCAAGTCAGCATCGCAAATATCGCCGTTCGTACTATTTTAGATCTGCCGGCAGTTGGGGGCGTCATTGTCGGTGCGCGGCTGGGTGTGTCAGAACATTTAGAAGATAATGCCAGAGTTTTTAATTTCAGCTTAGATGCAGAAGATGAGGGACAAATCGATGCAGTTATTCGTAACTCGCGGGATTTGTATAAACTTATCGGAGACTGCGGCGACGAATACCGGCGATGA
- a CDS encoding mechanosensitive ion channel domain-containing protein yields the protein MNNLLQQLFTELYQRITEPFKIGDYSISISAVIQLCVSLLILIFICRTLKNFLKRRLLVKMGIDEGNREAISTIISYAVGTLGFIIVLQTSGFNLASLAVVAGGLGVGIGFGLQDITKNFVSGLTLLIERTVKVGDFVEFDSISGYIKEISIRSTIIRTLDGCDVVVPNSKLVENRLTNWTYESFSGRIHIPIGVAYESDPVLVTEILLKSAYMESNILHEPAPKVFFQGFGDNSLNFDLCVWVNRIDNRLAVRSSLNFIIEYNLRQQGITIPFPQRDLWLRNPEVLTPLSRYQANGQEPPQVSPPPIFGENGQEPSQVSPPQILKETVKPASVVAPIKPLALRDLLREVTYFENFTDLELRQLIESGYRKRLRPSEFLFHEGDPGDAFYIVLSGSVEVFVEKINKRLANLGPGKFFGELSLMLGIPRTASVRGVEDSILFVINNQSFETLLRANPELAEVIVQELGKHKEELSQRQQQLREMGLVDAAEDDKNPVTWVRNRLKNLFSL from the coding sequence ATGAATAACCTGTTGCAGCAACTATTTACAGAGCTTTATCAACGAATTACAGAACCCTTTAAAATTGGAGATTATTCGATCTCAATTTCGGCTGTAATTCAGCTATGTGTGTCGTTATTAATCCTTATCTTTATTTGCCGTACGCTTAAAAATTTCCTCAAGCGCCGGCTGCTGGTTAAAATGGGAATTGATGAGGGAAACCGCGAAGCGATCTCCACAATCATCAGTTATGCGGTTGGAACATTAGGCTTTATCATTGTTCTGCAAACAAGTGGTTTTAACCTGGCTTCTTTAGCAGTTGTAGCCGGCGGCTTAGGCGTTGGTATTGGTTTTGGGTTGCAGGATATCACAAAAAACTTTGTGAGTGGTCTGACTTTACTGATAGAACGAACCGTAAAAGTTGGAGATTTTGTTGAATTTGACAGTATTTCTGGCTATATCAAAGAAATTTCAATTCGCTCTACCATTATCCGAACCTTAGATGGTTGCGATGTCGTTGTTCCCAACAGTAAATTAGTTGAAAATCGCTTAACAAATTGGACTTATGAAAGCTTTTCAGGACGCATTCATATTCCCATAGGGGTTGCCTATGAAAGCGATCCGGTTTTAGTCACAGAAATTCTTTTAAAATCGGCTTACATGGAATCAAACATCTTACACGAGCCGGCACCTAAAGTTTTTTTTCAAGGATTCGGTGATAATTCTTTGAACTTTGACTTATGCGTGTGGGTGAACCGCATTGATAATAGACTTGCAGTGCGAAGTTCTTTAAACTTTATCATTGAATATAATCTGCGCCAGCAAGGTATTACAATTCCTTTCCCGCAAAGAGATTTGTGGTTACGAAATCCAGAAGTCTTGACCCCGTTATCACGTTATCAAGCAAATGGGCAAGAACCTCCACAGGTATCGCCTCCGCCAATATTCGGAGAAAATGGTCAAGAACCCTCACAAGTATCACCCCCACAAATCCTCAAGGAAACGGTAAAACCGGCCTCTGTCGTTGCCCCAATCAAACCCTTAGCACTCCGGGACTTATTGCGAGAAGTAACCTATTTTGAAAACTTTACTGACTTAGAACTACGGCAGCTCATTGAAAGTGGGTATCGAAAACGCTTGCGACCCTCAGAATTTTTATTTCATGAAGGTGACCCGGGGGATGCTTTCTATATCGTCCTTTCTGGATCGGTAGAAGTTTTTGTAGAGAAAATAAACAAACGTCTGGCAAATTTGGGGCCAGGTAAATTTTTTGGAGAACTTTCTTTAATGTTAGGAATTCCCCGCACCGCCTCAGTTCGGGGAGTAGAAGATAGCATTTTATTTGTGATTAACAATCAGAGTTTTGAAACGCTATTACGCGCCAATCCAGAATTAGCCGAGGTAATTGTCCAAGAGTTAGGAAAACACAAAGAAGAATTATCTCAACGACAGCAGCAATTGCGAGAAATGGGATTGGTGGATGCAGCGGAAGATGACAAAAATCCTGTGACTTGGGTTCGCAACCGACTGAAAAACCTGTTTAGTCTTTAA
- the petJ gene encoding cytochrome c6 PetJ, which produces MKKLLTAIMLVVFVLNITLSQPALAADIANGEQIFSLQCAGCHINGGNIIRRGKNLKQKALKQNGMDSIEAISSIVATGKNNMSAYKDRLSEQEIADVSAYVLEQAEKDWR; this is translated from the coding sequence TTGAAAAAGCTATTAACAGCCATAATGCTGGTGGTGTTCGTGCTAAATATTACTTTGAGCCAACCGGCTTTAGCGGCAGATATTGCAAACGGCGAACAAATTTTTAGCCTCCAGTGTGCCGGCTGTCATATTAATGGCGGTAATATTATCAGGCGCGGTAAGAATTTGAAACAAAAAGCTTTAAAGCAAAATGGGATGGATTCAATCGAAGCGATCTCGTCTATCGTGGCAACCGGCAAAAATAATATGTCTGCCTACAAAGATCGCTTAAGTGAACAGGAGATAGCGGATGTCTCCGCTTATGTATTAGAGCAAGCCGAGAAAGACTGGCGTTAA